Proteins encoded by one window of Aphis gossypii isolate Hap1 chromosome X, ASM2018417v2, whole genome shotgun sequence:
- the LOC126552800 gene encoding uncharacterized protein LOC126552800 isoform X1, which yields MTNYLNNRRIATKAHMIQDFMDVNPRVSWSPFIAIRPSNINFVYLLMDTFMVEGRGRRLETAKVDAITRFYSFAPPYDDTGEAEEIINLNNLVDNKPKLINIMDCFENDTSSKLFSPAKAADYIDFLFDFDTSQMVHDFNIAYQHLSYWSNLDYKLSDGNYLKVALNIGDYRFIGFGLTLEKAKINTIKRFYLSSVQNFFEICQEYNEQTETERDFDWEKEDSVIVLEDKSLNDAGNSSPANTNSSENNSKPQPAQPREIRRNDYTNKKSLALNFLEKYNLRNSIWSPFARASDDPNKKTKSVRVILRLGPKQQYEGQGKKKSIAKINAIKKLKRAILQANPNCTKTKFIENINKLGIPMNNGS from the exons ATGACGAACTACCTTAATAATCGGAGAATAGCCACCAAGGCCCATATGATACAGGACTTTATGGATGTTAATCCACGAGTATCTTGGTCTCCTTTTATCGCCATTAGACCATCAAACATCaactttgtttatttattaatggatACATTTATGGTTGAAGGTCGTGGTCGAAGACTAGAAACTGCTAAAGTAGACGCCATAACAAGATTCTACTCCTTTGCTCCGCCATACGATGATACAGGAGAAGCAgaagaaataattaacttaaacaaTTTGGTAGACAATAaacctaaattaattaacataatgg actGTTTCGAGAATGATACATCATCAAAGCTATTTTCACCAGCCAAAGCTGcagattatattgattttctttttgattttgatacctCACAAATGGTGCATGACTTCAATATAGCATATCAGCATTTAAGCTATTGGTCTAAccttgattataaattatccgatggaaattatttaaaagttgcgTTGAACATAGGTGATTATCGATTTATAGGTTTTGGTTTAACGCTAGAAAaagctaaaataaatacaataaaaaggtTTTATTTGAGCTCtgtccaaaatttttttgaaatatgtcaAGAATATAATGAACAAACTGAAACGGAAAGAGATTTCGACTGGGAAAAAGAAGATTCAGTAATTGTGTTGGaagataaatcattgaatgaCGCCGGAAATTCATCTCCTGCAAATACTAACTCATCAG AGAATAATTCGAAACCTCAGCCGGCTCAACCTCGAGAAATCCGTCGCAatgattatacaaataaaaaatcattagcattgaattttttagaaaaatacaatCTACGAAATAGTATATGGTCTCCTTTCGCCCGTGCCTCTGATGATCCAAATAAGAAAACTAAAAGTGTTAGAGTTATTTTACGGTTGGGTCCTAAACAACAGTACGAAGGTCAaggcaaaaaaaaatctattgctAAAATAAATGCGATAAAGAAGTTGAAGAGAGCTATTTTACAAGCTAACCCAAATTgtactaaaacaaaatttatagaaaatataaataaattaggaatACCAATGAATAACGgatcataa
- the LOC126552800 gene encoding uncharacterized protein LOC126552800 isoform X2, whose translation MTNYLNNRRIATKAHMIQDFMDVNPRVSWSPFIAIRPSNINFVYLLMDTFMVEGRGRRLETAKVDAITRFYSFAPPYDDTGEAEEIINLNNLVDNKPKLINIMDCFENDTSSKLFSPAKAADYIDFLFDFDTSQMVHDFNIAYQHLSYWSNLDYKLSDGNYLKVALNIEYNEQTETERDFDWEKEDSVIVLEDKSLNDAGNSSPANTNSSENNSKPQPAQPREIRRNDYTNKKSLALNFLEKYNLRNSIWSPFARASDDPNKKTKSVRVILRLGPKQQYEGQGKKKSIAKINAIKKLKRAILQANPNCTKTKFIENINKLGIPMNNGS comes from the exons ATGACGAACTACCTTAATAATCGGAGAATAGCCACCAAGGCCCATATGATACAGGACTTTATGGATGTTAATCCACGAGTATCTTGGTCTCCTTTTATCGCCATTAGACCATCAAACATCaactttgtttatttattaatggatACATTTATGGTTGAAGGTCGTGGTCGAAGACTAGAAACTGCTAAAGTAGACGCCATAACAAGATTCTACTCCTTTGCTCCGCCATACGATGATACAGGAGAAGCAgaagaaataattaacttaaacaaTTTGGTAGACAATAaacctaaattaattaacataatgg actGTTTCGAGAATGATACATCATCAAAGCTATTTTCACCAGCCAAAGCTGcagattatattgattttctttttgattttgatacctCACAAATGGTGCATGACTTCAATATAGCATATCAGCATTTAAGCTATTGGTCTAAccttgattataaattatccgatggaaattatttaaaagttgcgTTGAACATAG AATATAATGAACAAACTGAAACGGAAAGAGATTTCGACTGGGAAAAAGAAGATTCAGTAATTGTGTTGGaagataaatcattgaatgaCGCCGGAAATTCATCTCCTGCAAATACTAACTCATCAG AGAATAATTCGAAACCTCAGCCGGCTCAACCTCGAGAAATCCGTCGCAatgattatacaaataaaaaatcattagcattgaattttttagaaaaatacaatCTACGAAATAGTATATGGTCTCCTTTCGCCCGTGCCTCTGATGATCCAAATAAGAAAACTAAAAGTGTTAGAGTTATTTTACGGTTGGGTCCTAAACAACAGTACGAAGGTCAaggcaaaaaaaaatctattgctAAAATAAATGCGATAAAGAAGTTGAAGAGAGCTATTTTACAAGCTAACCCAAATTgtactaaaacaaaatttatagaaaatataaataaattaggaatACCAATGAATAACGgatcataa